A DNA window from Paenibacillus sp. HWE-109 contains the following coding sequences:
- the thiD gene encoding bifunctional hydroxymethylpyrimidine kinase/phosphomethylpyrimidine kinase, which translates to MSIYKALTIAGSDSGGGAGIQADLKTFQELGVYGMSVITAVTAQNTLGVQGVYPLSAEAIEQQLASIGEDLTPAALKTGMLFSGDIIRVVAAAIQKYKWERVVVDPVMIAKGGASLLQQEAIDAMIRYLMPLADVITPNIPEAEALSGIAITDSVSRQEAAQRIHGYGCKQVMIKGGHEDNSEQATDLLYDGQTFTEFSSRRLVTRHTHGTGCTFAAAITSGLAQGLPMKAAFHLAKSFIQAAIAEPLNIGSGHGPTNHWAYRRGVSNDDVRINENVATPGAR; encoded by the coding sequence ATGTCGATCTATAAAGCGCTGACCATTGCAGGCTCCGATAGCGGCGGCGGTGCAGGGATTCAGGCAGACTTGAAAACTTTTCAGGAATTAGGCGTGTATGGGATGTCGGTCATTACAGCGGTCACAGCTCAAAATACGCTTGGCGTTCAAGGGGTATATCCACTGAGTGCCGAGGCCATTGAACAGCAGTTGGCTTCCATCGGCGAGGATCTTACGCCAGCTGCGCTGAAGACGGGCATGCTGTTCAGCGGGGACATCATCCGAGTGGTGGCTGCAGCGATACAGAAGTACAAGTGGGAGAGGGTCGTTGTCGACCCTGTGATGATCGCCAAAGGCGGCGCTTCTCTGCTGCAGCAGGAAGCTATTGATGCGATGATTCGCTATCTAATGCCGCTTGCTGATGTGATTACGCCGAATATCCCGGAGGCCGAAGCTCTTAGCGGCATCGCAATTACGGACAGTGTGTCGCGCCAGGAAGCGGCTCAGCGGATTCATGGATATGGCTGCAAACAGGTCATGATTAAAGGCGGACATGAGGACAACAGCGAGCAGGCGACGGATTTGTTATATGATGGCCAAACGTTTACGGAGTTTTCCTCACGTCGGCTGGTGACTCGCCATACGCACGGTACCGGCTGTACGTTCGCAGCTGCTATTACTTCCGGACTTGCGCAGGGATTGCCAATGAAGGCAGCGTTTCATTTGGCGAAGAGCTTCATCCAAGCGGCAATTGCTGAACCGCTGAACATCGGCAGCGGGCATGGACCTACGAATCATTGGGCTTATCGGCGTGGCGTGAGCAATGATGATGTTCGCATCAACGAAAATGTGGCTACGCCAGGTGCGCGATGA
- a CDS encoding ArsR/SmtB family transcription factor translates to MKLQPVYIIEDLEQLKTVSDPLRAKVLLYLIEKAYTGQQLAKLLGMARAKVHYHLNELEKHSLISVVRTELKNGIVQKFYRAVARGFVPSEALLPYVSEVENYYRETTLNVLGRARLRAIAAPEEAFQIPSSDRALWHRMSTQLEVKMSREKFAEWLSKFRALIFELDGQQEETGEWFYLTTVGFQINEPSFAMDEEEER, encoded by the coding sequence ATGAAGCTGCAACCGGTTTACATTATTGAAGATCTTGAGCAATTGAAAACGGTAAGTGATCCCCTTCGCGCTAAGGTGTTGCTTTATTTAATCGAAAAAGCTTACACCGGTCAGCAATTGGCTAAACTGCTGGGGATGGCGCGTGCGAAGGTGCATTACCACTTGAATGAGCTTGAGAAGCATAGCTTGATTTCGGTCGTTCGTACGGAACTCAAGAATGGCATTGTTCAGAAATTCTACCGCGCCGTTGCACGTGGCTTTGTGCCAAGCGAAGCGCTGCTCCCTTATGTATCCGAAGTAGAGAATTACTACCGTGAAACGACGCTGAATGTGCTCGGTCGTGCGAGGCTTCGTGCGATTGCCGCACCGGAGGAAGCTTTTCAAATTCCTTCCTCAGATCGCGCCTTATGGCATCGGATGTCCACGCAGCTTGAAGTCAAGATGAGCAGGGAGAAATTTGCAGAGTGGCTTAGCAAGTTTCGGGCGTTGATCTTTGAACTGGACGGGCAGCAGGAGGAAACTGGGGAGTGGTTTTATTTGACGACAGTGGGGTTCCAAATCAATGAGCCGTCCTTTGCGATGGATGAAGAAGAGGAGAGATAG
- a CDS encoding helix-turn-helix domain-containing protein, with protein sequence MQELYQNLHQKITFRHSVTHDPIPLDFHQHQDLYEIYFFLTGDVHYFIEKQVYPLQYGDLLIMHSNELHRPNFQSKKQRYENVVIHFNPSLIKAFSSPEFDLLECFNKRVFGEQNRMRLTPQQIDDIMKIYERMETHSRHQALPGSEILYVSAFIELLVFINRTFQNQGKQEEQVMIPDKLSSLFTYIDENLEQDLSLEVLEHVVFMNRSYLCRLFKKHTGSTIHEHILFKRIAKAKQLLREGSTVTDTCQLAGFNDYSNFIRTFKKAVGLPPRQYQTQQRRV encoded by the coding sequence TCAAAAGATTACTTTCAGGCATTCGGTTACCCATGATCCGATTCCCCTAGATTTTCATCAACATCAAGACCTATATGAAATCTATTTCTTCCTCACGGGAGATGTTCACTATTTTATCGAAAAACAAGTGTACCCTTTGCAATATGGCGATCTGCTGATCATGCACAGCAATGAACTTCACCGGCCTAATTTCCAATCCAAAAAGCAGCGCTACGAAAATGTCGTCATCCATTTCAATCCATCTTTAATCAAGGCTTTCAGCTCGCCGGAGTTCGATTTGCTGGAGTGCTTCAATAAACGTGTATTTGGCGAACAGAACCGCATGCGGCTGACTCCACAGCAAATCGATGACATCATGAAGATCTACGAGCGCATGGAAACTCACAGTCGACACCAAGCGCTTCCAGGATCGGAAATTCTGTATGTCTCTGCCTTTATCGAACTGCTGGTGTTCATCAATCGAACTTTTCAGAATCAAGGCAAACAAGAGGAGCAGGTCATGATTCCTGACAAGCTTTCCTCCCTGTTCACCTATATTGATGAAAACTTAGAGCAAGATCTGTCACTCGAAGTCCTCGAGCATGTCGTTTTCATGAACCGCTCTTATCTTTGCCGATTGTTCAAAAAGCATACAGGCAGCACGATTCATGAGCACATCCTATTCAAGCGCATCGCCAAAGCGAAGCAGCTCCTGCGCGAAGGGTCCACCGTCACGGACACCTGCCAGCTCGCCGGCTTCAACGACTACTCCAACTTCATCCGAACGTTCAAGAAAGCTGTCGGCTTGCCGCCGCGACAATACCAGACGCAGCAGCGGCGGGTTTAA
- a CDS encoding YbjN domain-containing protein yields the protein MLPDLVHARHLAQLGLLKDILDETGLATNLLEKSEAIPLHVLMAGFQEDKKGRERFLHFSFLPLNDEEIGAIQLLQIYSTLPFHLQEGKRGEVASVLLEINTRLPIGHFGINEQNELHYRYVYSIPATSTFESEEVLEILSLFVYMCDMFAEHVELVASGEADAEQVIQTLR from the coding sequence ATGCTGCCTGACCTTGTACATGCACGTCACTTGGCGCAATTAGGATTGCTGAAAGATATATTGGATGAAACAGGACTAGCCACGAATTTATTGGAAAAATCGGAGGCGATTCCGCTTCATGTTTTGATGGCTGGCTTCCAAGAAGACAAGAAAGGCCGTGAGCGTTTCCTTCACTTTAGCTTTTTGCCGTTAAATGATGAAGAGATCGGCGCCATACAATTATTGCAAATTTATAGCACTTTGCCCTTTCATCTGCAAGAGGGCAAACGCGGGGAAGTCGCATCAGTTCTGCTGGAAATCAACACAAGACTCCCGATCGGCCATTTCGGCATCAATGAACAAAATGAACTGCACTACCGCTACGTGTACAGCATTCCGGCGACGAGCACCTTCGAAAGCGAAGAAGTGCTGGAAATTCTTAGCTTGTTCGTCTATATGTGCGATATGTTTGCAGAGCATGTGGAGTTGGTAGCCAGCGGTGAAGCTGATGCAGAGCAGGTTATCCAGACATTAAGGTAG
- a CDS encoding thiamine phosphate synthase: MPEHELHVISNGKLAWAELAAIAAEIHPYVTAIHIREKARSMDENYIGLQFLLDKGIPADRIYMNGFPWIAAAEKLAGLHLPGRSPALPTIQNSCKGVQRIGLSIHSKEEAQLREEEGADYLLYGHIFETRSKEGAEPRGLQQLQNVAGSVSIPVIAIGGITPGRVQSVLDAGASGVAVMSGIWEAADPVAAVLAYKYGLERTEVS, translated from the coding sequence ATGCCAGAACATGAGCTGCACGTTATATCGAATGGGAAGTTGGCGTGGGCGGAGCTGGCGGCCATTGCCGCCGAGATTCATCCCTATGTGACAGCGATCCATATTCGCGAAAAAGCGAGATCTATGGATGAAAATTACATCGGTTTGCAGTTTCTGCTTGATAAAGGAATCCCTGCGGACAGGATTTACATGAATGGCTTTCCCTGGATAGCGGCAGCAGAGAAACTCGCTGGTCTTCACCTCCCTGGCCGTTCGCCGGCACTGCCGACAATCCAGAATTCTTGCAAAGGCGTGCAGCGGATTGGGCTATCGATTCATAGCAAGGAAGAGGCTCAGCTTCGAGAAGAAGAGGGCGCGGATTATCTGCTGTATGGTCATATTTTTGAGACAAGATCGAAGGAAGGCGCTGAGCCTAGGGGATTGCAACAACTGCAAAATGTGGCAGGCAGCGTCTCCATTCCAGTGATCGCAATCGGCGGCATAACACCTGGGCGTGTTCAATCTGTCCTGGATGCAGGAGCTTCAGGTGTAGCGGTCATGAGCGGCATCTGGGAAGCGGCTGATCCAGTCGCTGCGGTGCTGGCTTACAAATACGGACTAGAGCGAACGGAGGTGAGTTAA
- the thiE gene encoding thiamine phosphate synthase has product MNSQKLRDALRLYLVMGSPNCGGADPYAVLEAAIAGGITMFQFREKGAGALEGPAKRELGARLRRLCAQHEIPFIVNDDEGLALELAADGIHIGQEDAPAAAVRQRLKNMIVGVSAHDPEEAHSALAEGADYLGVGPQYATRTKLDAREVQGPAMIVRIRESGIRLPLVGIGGIDAANAAPVIRAGADGIAVVSAIAAAGSPREAAEELWRTINR; this is encoded by the coding sequence ATGAACAGTCAGAAGCTGAGAGACGCGCTGCGTTTGTACTTGGTCATGGGCAGCCCGAACTGCGGCGGGGCTGACCCTTATGCTGTGCTGGAGGCTGCAATTGCCGGCGGCATTACGATGTTTCAGTTCCGCGAGAAAGGCGCCGGAGCCCTGGAGGGGCCGGCGAAGCGCGAGCTGGGCGCGCGGCTGCGCCGCCTTTGCGCGCAGCATGAGATCCCCTTCATCGTGAACGATGATGAAGGGCTGGCACTAGAGCTTGCGGCCGATGGTATTCACATCGGCCAGGAGGACGCCCCAGCCGCCGCCGTGCGGCAGCGGCTGAAGAACATGATCGTGGGGGTATCGGCCCACGATCCGGAAGAAGCCCATTCGGCGCTGGCCGAAGGCGCCGACTATTTGGGCGTAGGCCCCCAATACGCCACGCGCACGAAGCTCGATGCGCGTGAGGTTCAGGGGCCTGCCATGATCGTTCGGATACGCGAGAGCGGTATCCGGCTGCCGTTAGTCGGCATCGGAGGCATCGATGCCGCGAATGCCGCGCCCGTTATCCGTGCCGGGGCGGATGGCATTGCTGTAGTGAGCGCGATTGCCGCTGCAGGCTCACCACGCGAGGCAGCAGAGGAACTTTGGCGAACAATCAATAGGTAA
- the thiC gene encoding phosphomethylpyrimidine synthase ThiC, which produces MTTTSKEPVKDIEVSTFPGSRKVYVQGSRPDIQVPMREIALGTSTNMSGEEVGNEPVQVYDTSGVYTDTDCHTNIRLGLPANRLPWIEERGDVEAYAGREVKPEDNGLASPDAKGAAERFPGLSRKPLRAKKGSNVTQMHYARQGIVTPEMEYIAIRENLAAEFVRQEVAEGRAIIPSNINHPESEPMIIGRQFLVKINANIGNSAVASSIEEEVEKMTWATRWGADTIMDLSTGKNIHTTREWIIRNSPVPVGTVPLYQALEKVNGKAEDLSWDVFRDTLIEQAEQGVSYFTIHAGVLLRYIPMTANRVTGIVSRGGSIMAAWCLAHHQENFLYTHFDDICEIMKAYDVAFSLGDGLRPGSIADANDEAQFAELDTLGELTERAWRHDVQVMVEGPGHVPMHLIKENMDRQLDVCKEAPFYTLGPLTTDIAPGYDHITSAIGAAMIGSFGTAMLCYVTPKEHLGLPNKEDVRVGVVTYKIAAHAADLAKGHPGAQIRDNALSKARFEFRWRDQFNLSLDPERALEFHDETLPAEGAKTAHFCSMCGPKFCSMRITQDIRQLAHDEETARNNGMDEKSKQFREAGSRIYQ; this is translated from the coding sequence ATGACAACGACAAGCAAGGAGCCTGTAAAAGACATCGAAGTGAGCACATTTCCAGGCAGCCGCAAAGTGTATGTTCAGGGTTCAAGACCAGACATCCAAGTGCCTATGCGAGAAATCGCTTTGGGAACATCGACCAATATGAGCGGGGAAGAAGTAGGCAACGAGCCTGTCCAAGTGTATGATACCAGCGGTGTTTATACGGATACCGACTGCCACACCAATATTCGGTTGGGGCTGCCCGCGAATCGTTTGCCATGGATTGAAGAGCGTGGTGATGTGGAAGCCTACGCGGGACGTGAAGTGAAGCCGGAGGACAATGGACTTGCTTCGCCAGATGCGAAAGGGGCCGCCGAACGATTTCCAGGCTTAAGCCGCAAGCCGCTTCGAGCCAAAAAGGGCAGCAACGTGACGCAGATGCATTATGCCCGCCAAGGTATTGTGACACCGGAAATGGAGTATATTGCCATTCGCGAGAATTTAGCTGCGGAGTTTGTTCGCCAAGAAGTAGCCGAGGGCCGCGCCATTATCCCTTCGAATATCAATCATCCCGAAAGCGAGCCAATGATCATTGGACGCCAATTCCTTGTAAAAATAAATGCCAACATCGGCAATTCTGCGGTAGCTTCTTCCATTGAAGAAGAGGTGGAGAAAATGACGTGGGCTACCCGTTGGGGTGCGGATACGATCATGGATTTATCGACTGGCAAAAACATACATACAACACGCGAATGGATTATTCGCAACTCTCCAGTTCCGGTGGGGACGGTACCGTTATACCAAGCGCTGGAAAAAGTGAACGGGAAAGCCGAAGATCTCTCGTGGGATGTATTCCGGGACACGCTTATTGAGCAAGCCGAACAAGGGGTGAGTTACTTCACCATTCATGCAGGCGTATTGCTGCGATACATCCCGATGACCGCAAACCGTGTGACAGGCATTGTATCTCGCGGCGGTTCCATCATGGCTGCTTGGTGCTTGGCCCATCATCAGGAGAATTTCCTGTACACGCACTTCGATGATATTTGTGAAATTATGAAAGCTTATGATGTCGCGTTCTCCCTCGGTGACGGATTGCGTCCGGGCTCGATTGCGGATGCCAACGATGAAGCCCAATTCGCTGAGTTGGATACGCTCGGTGAACTTACGGAGCGGGCTTGGCGCCATGATGTTCAGGTGATGGTCGAAGGGCCTGGCCATGTGCCTATGCACCTGATTAAGGAAAACATGGACCGTCAGTTGGACGTGTGCAAAGAAGCACCATTCTACACGCTTGGACCGCTGACGACGGACATAGCGCCGGGCTACGATCATATTACCTCAGCGATTGGCGCAGCGATGATTGGTTCTTTCGGCACGGCGATGCTGTGTTATGTGACGCCTAAGGAGCATCTGGGCTTGCCGAATAAAGAGGACGTCCGGGTAGGTGTCGTCACCTACAAAATCGCCGCGCATGCGGCCGATCTGGCGAAGGGGCACCCTGGCGCTCAGATCCGTGACAATGCTTTGTCGAAGGCGCGTTTTGAATTCCGCTGGCGCGATCAGTTCAATCTCTCTTTGGACCCTGAGAGGGCATTAGAGTTCCATGACGAGACCCTTCCGGCTGAAGGGGCCAAAACTGCGCACTTCTGTTCGATGTGCGGACCTAAGTTCTGCAGCATGCGAATTACGCAGGATATTCGGCAGTTGGCCCATGACGAAGAGACTGCTCGCAACAATGGAATGGATGAGAAATCCAAGCAATTCCGCGAAGCTGGAAGTCGAATTTATCAGTAA
- the thiO gene encoding glycine oxidase ThiO, which translates to MKQTSDVLIVGGGVIGSSIAYYLAKRGQAVTLLERSRLGTEASAAAAGMLGAQSEMADTGPLFQWARHSRAMFPQLSEELKDLTGIDIGLVREGLLNVAFSDEQERELRAREKLQLAAGEQAQWLSAAVAAKLEPALSGATCGALYLPEDGQVEAPRLAAAYAQAARVLGAKVQEFAQVQALLKDGSRISGVMTSEGPLWSEQVIVAAGTWSGQLLAGIGIELPMYPVKGECFSVLTPKQELRKTLFTPGCYIVPKAGGRLLVGATMVPHSYDRKVSMAGLAELMDRARQLMPAIGAAEWEKAWSGLRPQTADGLPYIGKVPEYEGLYAACGHYRNGIVLSPITGKVIADQVVGELGTALGVEPWLDAFSPDFSAVSKRVVQQDQSHLSATNGSRKELQSIEAAH; encoded by the coding sequence ATGAAGCAGACGAGTGATGTTCTTATTGTCGGCGGTGGTGTCATAGGCTCATCCATTGCCTATTATCTGGCGAAGCGGGGCCAGGCCGTTACCCTGCTGGAACGCAGCAGGTTAGGCACGGAAGCCTCTGCAGCGGCAGCAGGTATGCTCGGCGCGCAGTCCGAGATGGCGGACACAGGCCCGCTGTTCCAGTGGGCCCGTCACAGCCGGGCGATGTTCCCGCAGCTGAGCGAGGAACTGAAAGATCTAACGGGCATCGACATCGGCCTCGTCCGTGAGGGTCTGCTGAACGTCGCGTTCAGCGATGAGCAAGAGCGCGAGCTGCGGGCGCGTGAGAAGCTGCAGCTCGCAGCGGGCGAGCAAGCGCAGTGGCTGAGCGCAGCCGTAGCCGCCAAGCTGGAGCCCGCTCTCAGCGGGGCGACGTGCGGAGCTCTATACCTGCCAGAGGATGGGCAGGTGGAGGCGCCACGGTTGGCGGCGGCGTACGCGCAGGCAGCGAGGGTACTCGGGGCGAAAGTGCAAGAATTCGCCCAAGTGCAGGCGCTGCTGAAGGACGGCAGCCGAATCAGCGGCGTAATGACGAGCGAAGGTCCGCTATGGAGCGAGCAAGTCATTGTGGCTGCCGGCACGTGGAGCGGGCAGCTTCTGGCTGGCATCGGCATCGAGCTGCCGATGTATCCCGTGAAGGGCGAGTGCTTCTCGGTGCTGACACCGAAGCAGGAACTTAGGAAAACCCTGTTTACACCAGGGTGCTATATTGTCCCTAAAGCTGGCGGTCGATTGCTGGTCGGCGCAACAATGGTACCGCACAGCTACGACCGGAAGGTGTCGATGGCGGGGCTTGCCGAGCTGATGGATCGGGCGAGGCAGCTTATGCCTGCAATCGGCGCTGCGGAGTGGGAGAAGGCCTGGTCGGGGCTGCGGCCGCAGACAGCCGATGGCTTGCCTTACATCGGCAAAGTACCGGAGTATGAGGGGCTGTATGCGGCATGCGGGCATTACCGCAACGGGATTGTGCTTAGTCCAATTACCGGTAAGGTAATTGCCGATCAAGTCGTTGGCGAACTGGGAACGGCATTAGGCGTGGAGCCGTGGCTGGACGCTTTTAGCCCGGATTTTTCAGCAGTATCCAAGCGTGTCGTGCAGCAGGACCAGTCCCATTTGTCAGCAACAAACGGAAGTAGAAAGGAGCTGCAAAGCATTGAAGCTGCACATTAA
- a CDS encoding aminopeptidase, with product MLDPRLTKLADVLVNYSVKAQPGENILIEAYGIDAALVKEIVKNVHAAGAHPYVNIRDHAIMRQLIMNGTEAQMQTWAAADAFQMKQMQGYIGVRGGANIYELSDIPADRMKLYNAIYYQQVHFDVRVKDTRWVVLRYPTSSMAQLASMSTEAFEEFYFNVCTMDYGKMSKAMDALKDLMDRTDKVRLVGPGTDLSFSIKGIGGVKCDGELNIPDGEVYSAPVRDSVNGVISFNTPTPHDGFIFENIVLEFENGKITKATANDTDRINEIFDMDEGARYVGEFAIGVNPYIQHPMKDTLFDEKIDGSFHFTPGNCYDDAYNGNKSSLHWDIVNIQRPEYGGGEIWFDDVLIRKDGLFVLPELLQLNPENLK from the coding sequence ATGTTAGATCCAAGACTAACGAAGCTGGCTGATGTCCTTGTGAACTATTCGGTTAAGGCACAGCCTGGTGAAAATATTTTGATTGAAGCATACGGTATTGATGCAGCTCTGGTGAAAGAAATCGTGAAAAACGTGCACGCAGCAGGCGCTCATCCTTATGTAAATATTAGAGACCATGCGATTATGCGTCAGCTTATTATGAATGGTACAGAAGCACAAATGCAGACGTGGGCAGCAGCCGACGCGTTCCAAATGAAACAGATGCAAGGCTACATAGGTGTACGTGGTGGAGCGAATATTTATGAACTGTCGGATATTCCGGCTGATCGGATGAAGCTTTATAATGCAATTTATTATCAGCAAGTTCACTTTGATGTTCGTGTGAAGGATACAAGATGGGTTGTGCTGCGCTACCCGACTTCTTCCATGGCACAGCTGGCCAGCATGAGCACGGAGGCATTCGAGGAGTTCTATTTCAACGTTTGTACGATGGATTATGGCAAAATGTCCAAAGCGATGGACGCTTTGAAAGACCTTATGGATCGTACAGACAAGGTTCGTCTCGTTGGTCCTGGAACGGACTTGTCCTTCTCGATCAAAGGCATCGGCGGCGTCAAATGTGATGGCGAATTGAACATTCCGGATGGTGAAGTTTACTCTGCGCCTGTTCGCGATTCCGTCAATGGGGTTATATCTTTCAATACACCAACGCCTCACGACGGCTTTATTTTCGAGAACATTGTGCTGGAATTTGAAAATGGCAAAATTACGAAAGCGACCGCGAACGATACGGATCGTATTAATGAAATTTTTGATATGGACGAAGGTGCTCGATATGTCGGCGAATTCGCGATTGGCGTGAACCCGTACATTCAACACCCAATGAAAGATACGCTTTTCGATGAGAAAATCGATGGTAGTTTCCATTTCACGCCAGGCAACTGCTACGATGATGCTTATAATGGCAACAAATCCTCGCTGCACTGGGATATCGTGAATATCCAACGTCCTGAGTATGGCGGCGGTGAAATTTGGTTTGATGACGTGCTGATTCGCAAAGACGGCCTATTCGTTCTGCCTGAGCTGCTGCAATTAAACCCGGAAAACTTGAAGTAA
- a CDS encoding thiazole synthase, translating into MLKIGPYEFRSRLLLGTGKFPDFDIQKQAVAASESQILTFAVRRMNIFEASQPNFLAMLDVANFTLLPNTAGAKTAEEAVRIAKLAKASGLCDMIKVEVIGDEKTLLPDPVETLKASEMLLEEGFIVLPYTSDDVLLAKRLQALGVHAIMPGASPIGTGQGIINPLNLSFIIEQSTIPVIVDAGIGAPSDAALAMEMGADGVLLNTAVSGARDPIKMAYAMKLAIEAGRAGFEAGRIPKKRYASASSPMEGFSRV; encoded by the coding sequence ATGTTAAAAATTGGTCCTTATGAGTTTCGTTCACGTTTATTGTTAGGCACGGGGAAGTTCCCGGATTTTGATATCCAAAAGCAGGCAGTTGCTGCCAGTGAGTCGCAAATTTTGACGTTTGCTGTGCGTCGGATGAATATTTTTGAAGCGAGTCAGCCGAATTTCTTAGCGATGCTGGACGTTGCCAACTTCACGCTGCTGCCGAATACTGCAGGCGCCAAAACGGCCGAAGAAGCGGTGCGTATCGCGAAATTAGCGAAAGCGTCGGGACTTTGCGACATGATCAAGGTGGAGGTCATCGGCGATGAGAAAACGCTGCTTCCAGATCCAGTCGAAACCTTGAAAGCTTCGGAAATGCTGCTCGAAGAAGGCTTCATCGTGCTTCCGTATACATCGGATGATGTGTTGCTCGCGAAGCGTTTGCAAGCACTCGGCGTTCACGCGATTATGCCTGGCGCATCCCCGATCGGCACAGGTCAAGGGATTATTAATCCGCTTAATCTAAGCTTCATTATTGAGCAATCGACGATTCCGGTCATTGTGGATGCAGGAATCGGGGCTCCATCCGATGCTGCGCTTGCGATGGAAATGGGTGCGGATGGCGTGCTGCTGAACACAGCCGTATCTGGCGCCAGAGATCCAATCAAGATGGCCTATGCCATGAAGCTTGCTATTGAAGCGGGGCGTGCTGGTTTTGAAGCAGGCAGAATTCCGAAAAAACGTTATGCCTCTGCAAGCAGTCCTATGGAAGGCTTTAGTCGGGTTTAG
- the thiS gene encoding sulfur carrier protein ThiS: MKLHINGESVEVPDTIRTIDQLLEHFALGEKMLVVEHNQAILQKEDHAEAQLSEGHQIEIVHFVGGG; this comes from the coding sequence TTGAAGCTGCACATTAACGGTGAATCGGTGGAAGTTCCGGATACCATTCGGACCATTGACCAGCTGCTCGAGCATTTTGCTTTGGGTGAAAAAATGCTCGTAGTGGAACATAATCAAGCTATTTTACAAAAGGAAGATCATGCCGAAGCTCAGCTTTCGGAAGGACATCAAATCGAGATCGTACATTTTGTCGGAGGGGGATAA
- a CDS encoding bile acid:sodium symporter family protein, with product MLLQFNRQLEKILPLITPVSVLIGVLLGSHLSGFTFLSPWLFAFMTFSGSISSSFKEFVKVVVQPLPLITTLLILHVGMPLIALGLGHAVYSHEPLTITGLILAAAIPTGITSFVWVAIYRGNIVLTLSIILMDTILSPFVVPYTLSALVGTKVQLDSLAMMKGLFFMIVVPSLIGMLLNQWTKGQIKEKWSGRLGPFSKITMGIVVAINSSVIAPYLRDFDAELLGLAGLVLLIASLGYMLGWLIARLMRWDQDVVVALTFNSGMRNISAGAVLAVAYFPPPVAIPVVLGMLFQQSLASLFGYLLNRRYALKKPSSNIEVRV from the coding sequence ATGCTGTTGCAATTCAATCGTCAGTTGGAAAAGATTTTGCCTCTTATTACACCCGTCAGTGTTCTTATCGGCGTTCTTTTGGGCAGTCATTTATCCGGCTTCACTTTTTTATCTCCTTGGCTGTTTGCCTTCATGACTTTCTCTGGCAGCATCAGCTCCAGCTTCAAAGAGTTTGTCAAAGTAGTCGTCCAACCGCTGCCCCTCATCACCACACTGCTGATTTTGCATGTCGGTATGCCCCTCATTGCTTTGGGACTTGGACATGCCGTTTACAGTCACGAACCTTTGACGATTACGGGTCTTATTCTCGCAGCAGCGATACCTACGGGTATCACCAGCTTTGTCTGGGTTGCGATTTATCGCGGCAATATCGTACTGACGCTATCCATTATTTTAATGGATACGATTCTTTCCCCGTTTGTCGTGCCTTACACCTTATCGGCTTTGGTGGGTACGAAAGTCCAGCTGGACTCTTTGGCCATGATGAAAGGTCTCTTCTTCATGATCGTGGTCCCGTCATTAATCGGGATGCTGTTAAACCAATGGACAAAAGGCCAGATCAAAGAAAAATGGAGCGGACGTCTCGGCCCTTTCTCCAAAATAACGATGGGAATCGTTGTCGCTATCAACAGCTCCGTGATCGCCCCCTACTTGCGTGATTTCGACGCTGAATTGTTAGGCTTAGCCGGTCTCGTTCTGCTTATAGCTTCGCTAGGCTACATGCTGGGATGGCTGATTGCCAGGCTGATGCGATGGGATCAGGATGTTGTCGTTGCACTCACTTTCAACAGTGGCATGCGTAATATCAGTGCGGGCGCCGTGCTCGCCGTAGCTTATTTCCCGCCTCCTGTGGCGATTCCCGTTGTGCTTGGGATGCTGTTTCAGCAATCATTGGCTTCACTTTTCGGCTATTTATTGAATCGACGATATGCATTGAAGAAGCCTTCATCTAACATAGAGGTACGTGTATGA